In Ciconia boyciana chromosome 3, ASM3463844v1, whole genome shotgun sequence, a genomic segment contains:
- the SIX2 gene encoding homeobox protein SIX2 isoform X2: MSMLPTFGFTQEQVACVCEVLQQGGNIERLGRFLWSLPACEHLHKNESVLKAKAVVAFHRGNFRELYKILESHQFSAHNHPKLQQLWLKAHYIEAEKLRGRPLGAVGKYRVRRKFPLPRSIWDGEETSYCFKEKSRSVLREWYAHNPYPSPREKRELAEATGLTTTQVSNWFKNRRQRDRAAEAKERENNENSNSNSHNPLSASMNGNKTVLGSSEDEKTPSGTPDHTSSSPALLLSSNPGLQPLHGLGHPQGPSAIPVPSADPMHHHSLQDSILNPMSSNLVDLGS, translated from the exons ATGTCGATGCTCCCGACTTTTGGCTTCACCCAAGAGCAAGTGGCCTGCGTCTGCGAGGTGCTCCAGCAAGGCGGCAACATCGAGCGGCTGGGGCGGTTCCTCTggtccctccctgcctgcgAGCACCTCCACAAGAACGAGAGCGTCCTGAAGGCCAAGGCGGTGGTGGCCTTCCACCGGGGCAACTTCCGCGAGCTCTACAAGATCCTGGAGAGCCACCAGTTCTCGGCGCACAACCACcccaagctgcagcagctctggctgaaGGCGCACTACATCGAGGCGGAGAAGCTGCGGGGGCGACCCCTAGGGGCGGTGGGCAAGTACCGGGTGCGCCGCAAGTTCCCGCTGCCCCGCTCCATCTGGGACGGCGAGGAGACCAGCTACTGCTTCAAGGAGAAGAGCCGCAGCGTCCTCCGCGAGTGGTACGCCCACAACCCCTACCCGTCCCCCCGCGAGAAGCGGGAGCTGGCCGAGGCCACCGGCCTCACCACCACCCAGGTCAGCAACTGGTTCAAGAACCGCCGGCAGCGGGACCGCGCGGCCGAGGCCAAGGAAAG GGAAAACAACGAGAATTCCAACTCCAACAGCCACAACCCGCTCTCGGCATCAATGAACGGGAATAAGACAGTTTTGGGGAGCTCAGAGGACGAGAAGACGCCGTCAGGGACCCCGGATCacacctcctccagccccgcgctgctgctcagctccaaccccgggctgcagcccctgcacgGCCTGGGCCACCCCCAGGGCCCCAGCGCCATCCCCGTGCCCAGCGCCGACCCCATGCACCACCACAGCTTGCAGGACTCCATCCTCAACCCCATGTCATCTAACCTGGTCGATCTTGGCTCTTAA
- the SIX2 gene encoding homeobox protein SIX2 isoform X1, translating into MSMLPTFGFTQEQVACVCEVLQQGGNIERLGRFLWSLPACEHLHKNESVLKAKAVVAFHRGNFRELYKILESHQFSAHNHPKLQQLWLKAHYIEAEKLRGRPLGAVGKYRVRRKFPLPRSIWDGEETSYCFKEKSRSVLREWENNENSNSNSHNPLSASMNGNKTVLGSSEDEKTPSGTPDHTSSSPALLLSSNPGLQPLHGLGHPQGPSAIPVPSADPMHHHSLQDSILNPMSSNLVDLGS; encoded by the exons ATGTCGATGCTCCCGACTTTTGGCTTCACCCAAGAGCAAGTGGCCTGCGTCTGCGAGGTGCTCCAGCAAGGCGGCAACATCGAGCGGCTGGGGCGGTTCCTCTggtccctccctgcctgcgAGCACCTCCACAAGAACGAGAGCGTCCTGAAGGCCAAGGCGGTGGTGGCCTTCCACCGGGGCAACTTCCGCGAGCTCTACAAGATCCTGGAGAGCCACCAGTTCTCGGCGCACAACCACcccaagctgcagcagctctggctgaaGGCGCACTACATCGAGGCGGAGAAGCTGCGGGGGCGACCCCTAGGGGCGGTGGGCAAGTACCGGGTGCGCCGCAAGTTCCCGCTGCCCCGCTCCATCTGGGACGGCGAGGAGACCAGCTACTGCTTCAAGGAGAAGAGCCGCAGCGTCCTCCGCGAGTG GGAAAACAACGAGAATTCCAACTCCAACAGCCACAACCCGCTCTCGGCATCAATGAACGGGAATAAGACAGTTTTGGGGAGCTCAGAGGACGAGAAGACGCCGTCAGGGACCCCGGATCacacctcctccagccccgcgctgctgctcagctccaaccccgggctgcagcccctgcacgGCCTGGGCCACCCCCAGGGCCCCAGCGCCATCCCCGTGCCCAGCGCCGACCCCATGCACCACCACAGCTTGCAGGACTCCATCCTCAACCCCATGTCATCTAACCTGGTCGATCTTGGCTCTTAA